The genomic window TCTTTGTATCTATATCTAATGGGTCAACTTGTTATTAAAATAGTCAAACTATTGTTAGAGACAAAACAAATCCATCTCCGAGTCTTTTCGTCTCTGTAGTCTGTCTCTATTAAATTAACATAATATTTCATTTTGCGCCAAACTTTTTACTAGCCCGAAAATTAAaatttgggttaaatatgttttttgtccctataaatatcttaaattgcaattttagtcttataaaaaaattcatcaagTTTTAATCCTTCAAATATTTCctgtcacaatttttttaacaagagataaattaaatatgaattttttttagtttttttcacgtaaaaattcacaaataattcatcttatgtttaAAAGTTCTAAACTTTTGAATGAGaggttattataatattataaacatgaatacaaaaaattattaaaaaaaaatgaaagcacACAAGAGTTGATTAAAAGTATGCACCGAAAGTTGtgacaaaagttattattttacGGATGTGACATAAATTATTTAAGGACCAAAAATTGTTGAGATTTTTATAAGGACTAATAGTAATATTCGAAATATTTATTCATTAAAGAGTGGTTATTTTAGGCTACATTTGTTTTAATCAGATATCAACCTTCTAAATAGTTTTCTTTTTCCTATTTTattcaaataagtgattttcacatatattttttggtttttctcttCGTTATTTCGCCGTCTTAGTGCGACGTTTTGTTGATCGTCGTCGTGGTGTAGCGTTATTTTGTTTTCCCATCTTGGTGCAGTGTTTGTTCAGTTCGGATTGACATATTAGATTCGACTCGGTGCATATTCAATCAATGGTTTTGACGTCGTCAACATTGCATACTCAGAGACATGAGTATTTAGAGCACTTCAATTTTGTCATATATTTTGTAGGTTTTCTCACATTTGTAGGTATTTTGCCATTGTATGTATGTTGTGATTTTATTGGCAAGATTTATGATCATTTTCAATTTGTAgcgattttgaatttgtattattcGATGTATTCCATCAATTTCAACTAATAAATGttgtttttagtaaaaaaaaaaactaaaaatgaagcATTATGCAATTTTAATTTCGTTAATAGTGtacataattaattaaccacattatacaaaataatgggcttgataaaattatcaaattttgagGCCTTGTGTCGGGGGGGGGGCAACCTGACAGGCTATGTGACGAGGATAAGAAGTGATCGTTAGTCCACAAGACATGTATAGAAATGAGAGCAGCTTCCGGTCAAAAGAGATCCGATGAATGAACTAAATTCACACAAGAATAAGATGGATCCTGAGGATGTCCATACAAACACGTTtagataacaaaaaatataaaattcaacaaCTTGATACTATAGATACTATAGATGTTTGAATTTGACTATATCAATCCACTCAAGTATGGTACACCAGTTTGAGGAATCCAATCATCACCACTTAGAAAATTTGACACTGTGAAATTGGCTGCATCAGTAGCACCAATAACATGATAACCAGGCCATGTAACATGATTCACAGTGCTTGAACCTGCACCTCTATTATTGTATTCTGCATAGTACAAAGTGCTCAATGCAAAACTACCATTCCAATCATGCCAACCAGCTGAGTTTATGAAACTATCCATAGATGATTGCATAAAAACTGTCCTTGAGTATTCCTTCCATGGTCTCCCTAGATATGTTTGAACAGTTCCAACTTTAGGAGCCAAATCATCTGCTGCTTTAATAGTTGCATTTTGTATAGAGGTTCCAGTGTTTTGATTTGGATCGGTTCGACCTTGAGCTGTGATGGAATTGAATTGACCACTAAGAGGAAGGCGAGGATAAATGTTACAATTTTGCAAAACAACCGCAGCATTTCCAAATATGAAGTCAACAGTTCCATAAATATCACATTCTCTATAAAACTGCCTTAGAGAATGTGTATACAATGTGTCTTGATACCCTTCAAAACTGCAACTATAGAAGGTAGACATATCTGCTCCACAGCTACATGCCAATTCAGACTCGAAACAGACAGGTTCAGGGTAACACCAACAATCAGCTATCTATTTTGCATGCTGAAATCACTAACCCGGGCACTCAAACTGAAGGTAAGTCTAGTCAAATGGCAAAGAATGAAGGAACGGGAGGTATACCAAAGAAAAGATTGCGGTTGGAAGGAGGTCTAGAGGACAGGTATGAAGGTATCGGTGATACAAATATGCAAGAAGAAGAACCCATAACAGCGAAAGAAGGAGATGGCCTGACCACTGTTCATGACAATCCTTTATTTTCTGCAAACACTGTAAAGGCAGGACCTGCTAAGCAGGCCTGCCTCAAAAAATGAGTTGTATAAGTTGGAACTGTCGGGGTTTAGGGAGCCCGAGTGCAGTTCCAAACCTTAAGTACCTAGTCCGGATATATAAACCGGCTATAATAATATTGTATGAAACCATGTCAAATGCTAATAAAATTGAAGAGTTGAAATATATGTTGGGTTTTGAATCTTACTTTACTGTTGATAGAGAAGGAAGAGGTGGTGGAATAGCTGTAATGTGGAAAAATTCTTTAAAGTGCCAAATTATGAACTATTCTCTAAACCATGTTGACATTGAGGTGATTGATGACTCGAGGGGAATGTGGAGATTAACTGGTTTCTATGGATTCCCTGAAGGAGGTCGAAGAAGAGATTCATGGAATTTTCTCCGCCACTTAGCTAGCACTTCTCAACTCCCATGGTGCATCATTGGTGACTTTAACGACATCCTCTCGTCCGATGAAAAGAGAGGACGTACTGATAGACCAGATTGGCTCATCAATGGTTTTCGTGATGCCGTCATGGATGCTGGCCTTATTGACATAGAGCTGGTTGGTTACCCCTTCACTTGGTTTAAAAGCCTTGGTACTGAAAGAGCAGTTGAAGAAAAACTTGATAGAGCAATGGCGAATATTGAGTGGTGCAATTTGTTTACACACGCTGCTTTGGAATGCCTCACAACAACAGCCTCTGATCACTACCCCCTACATCTAAGTTGGGTTCAAAGAGATACTGACAACAGACCCCCAAAAAAATTCAAGTTCGAAAATTCTTGGCTGCTAGAACCAAATTTCAAGCAATTTATGCATCAAACTTGGAATTCAGCTGAAGGACCGTTGGTAACGCAAAAGTTGAATAATTGCGCTACAAGTTTAACTAAATGGAGTGCAGCAAATTGTCAACAAACACGGAAGGAGATAGAAAAGTACAGGCGTAAGTTAGAAGTGGTAAGAGCTCATGTAGATGCTACAAATCTGCATTATTATAATGAATTACGCCAGCGACTTGATTTTCTTCTAGTCAAGGATGATATGTTTTGGAGACAAAGAGCTAAAACTTTTTGGTATCGCGAAGGAGATCTCAATACGCGTTACTTTCATGCTACTGCTACAACCCGAAAGAACAAGAACTGGATTGTACGGCTAGAGGATGTTCACGGTAATGTCTGCAATTCTGTTGAAGACATTAAAGGTATAGCAAAAGACTATTTCATGAATCTGTTTCAGCAGCAAAATGGAGAGCGCATGCCTGTTATCAATGCGGTTACTTCAAATATTTCCGCGGAAGATAATAATGACCTCACTGCACCTTTCTCTATTGCTGAATTTAAAGATGTTGTATTTTCAATGGAAGCAGATAAGTGTCCAGGACCAGACGGTTTCAATCCTGGTTTTTACCACAATTTTTGGGATCTTTGTGGTAATGAAATTTTTGAGGCTGGATGCTCGTGGTTAGAGTGTGGCGCTTTTCCCCCAAGCCTTAACTCAACAAATATCGCACTTATTCCAAAAGGTGATTCGCAAGCATCCATGAAGGATTGGAGGCCAATCTCTTTGTGCAATGTTCTTTATAAAATTGTTGCGAAGGTTCTTGCAAATAGGCTGAAACCAATTCTTGAAAAGTGTATCTCTGAAAATCAATCAGCTTTTGTCCCAGGAAGATCAATTCTTGATAATGCAACGGCTGCCATTGAAATCATCCACTATATGAAGTCTAAAACAAAAGGTAAGAAGGGTGAGGTAGCGCTTAAGCTGGACATTAGCAAGGCTTATGACCGTATCGATTGGGAATACTTAAAAGACATAATGGCAAAGATGGGTTTATCTCAACAGTGGATTGGGTGGATTATGTTATGTGTTGAAACAGTTGACTACTCAATCATTGTCAACAGCAACCTGGTGGGACCTGTTGTTCCTGGTAGAGGCTTACGTCAAGGCGACCCTTTATCGCCATATCTCTTTATAATATGTGCAGAAGGGCTTTCAGCTCTAATTCGCCAAGTTGAGAACAGAGGAGATTTACATGGTATCAAGGTATGCAGGCGAGCACCTATTATCTCTCATCTTCTTTTCGCAGATgattgtttccttttctttaaGGCAACGGTTCATGAGGCTATTGTGTTAAAGAATATTCTATCAGTTTATGAAGCGGCATCCGGTCAAGCTATCAATCTCCAAAAGTCTGAGTTCTACTGTAGTAGAAATGTACACGCTGATTTGCGTGAAGAAATTGCTCATCAGCTTGGTGTGCCTCAAGTCCTAGGCACCGGAAAGTATCTTGGCCTTCCATCCATGATTGGTAGAAGCAAAAAGTCaacttttaaatttataaaggacagaatttggaagaaaatcaaCTCTTGGAGTAGTAGACATCTCTCTCAAGCAGGCAGAGAAGTCATGATTAAATCTATCTTGCAATCTATTCCAACGTATGTGATGAGCATTTTTCTACTCCCTAAAACCTTACTGGATGATATAGAAAAGATGCTTAATTCTTTTTGGTGGGGTCATAGTGCTAACAACGGTCGCGGTTTACACTGGCTCTCTTGGGAATGACTCTCGGTGAGCAAAGATTATGGTGGTATGGGCTTCAAAAACCTTCAAGCTAGTATTCAATATGGCCATGCTAGGCAAACAAGCTTGGAATTTAATTACAAGACCAAGCAACTTAGTCACAAAATTACTCAaagctaaatattttccaaattgTGATTTCTTCGAGTCGAGCATCGGGCATAACCCAAGCTATGTCTGGAGGAGTATATGGAGCTCTAAGTCACTAGTCAAAGGGGGGTGTCGGTGGATTATTGGTACCGGCGAGCATATAAATATATGGGAGCAACATTGGCTCAAGGAAGGCATGCCACTTACTACACCTTATGACATGCAACGGTTTGGTGATATTACAAAAGTAAAGGATCTCATGTTGATCAACTCAAAAACATGGGATTTTGACAAGATCCGTGGTATTTTTGACAATATTACTCTAAGACGGATTATGTAGACTCCTCTTTATGCTTCTGTTCGTGATGACAAGCTAGTATGGAAGTTGGAACAAGACGGGTTTTATTCTGTTCGCAGTGCTTACAAACAATGTGTTAATGATGCAGGTTATCAAGACAGACACGGTGTTGCAGGTCAATGGAATAACATTTGGCATGCCAAAATTCCTCCAAAAGTGAAGAACCTTATTTGGCGCATTGGTCGGGATGTTTTACCAACACGCAAGAAGCTTAATAGCTGTGGAGTACAATGTCCAATGCATTGTGTTGTCTGTAACGATGGAGACGAAGATAGTACGCATGTATTGTTCTCATGTACAAGAAGCATTCAGTGCTGGCAGCAAGCAGGTTTGTGGGCTCATATCAGTACAGGTCTGGTTGCTAATAACAATATTGCAGAAAATTTGTTCTCAATTTTGCACCGGTTGAATAAAGACCAGCAAGAATTGTTTTGTGTATTAGTGTGGAGCATATGGAAGCGCAGGAATAACAAAGTGTGGGAAGATGTCACTGATTCTGACCAAACTGTGGTTGAACGTGCTAAACATTTAATCACGTCCTGGCGAAGTGCACAACAGATCTGTCAATCAGCCCATATAACTCAGCCGAGTCCTCAACAAACGGTCTGGACCAAGCCAAGACATGGAAGATACAAGTGTAATGTAGATGCGTCCTTTTCGCTAGATCGCAACAAGGTGGGAGTTGGTATGTGTTTAAGGGATGATCATGGTAGGTTTATGGCTGCGAGAACAGAGTGGATAGAACCTATAGTCGATGTGGAGATTGGTGAAGCCATGGGCTTGCTGCATGCACTCAAGTGGGTAGAAGGAATGCAGCTATATGACACTGATTTTGAAATGAATTGCAAAAAGATAGTCGACAGCCTTCACAGTAAAAGAACCTATCTCTCTGATCTTGGTGCTATTTTAATTGATTGTAGAAATATTCTAGCTTCTAATCTTGTGAACTCTGATGTTAAGTTCATTAGGAGACAAGCAAATGAAGTTGCTCATAGGCTTGTCGGGGCGGCTACATCCTTAGCTAGTTTCCATAATTTTATCACTATATCATCTTGTATTTACAACATTATTATTACTGAAATGAGATAAGctttttttcgtcaaaaaaaaaaatatatatatatatatatatatatatatatatatatatatatatatatatatatatatatgctccaCTTCTCATTGCAACTGCTTGGTGTTTTCCTGGTCCAGCGGTGTTGCGGAATGTTATGTTTACAGCTACAAACCCTTGAGCTACCACAGCTGCAGATCCATATAAAGCATCAAGTTAGtgaacaaataaatttttataagactaaaaaataaaattgaccatatatttaatatatgtcAAAGTGTCCCCGTCAGCATAGCTaattgcatataatatttaGGGaccgggttcgaaccctggtactcccacttattcatcttaaaaggtgaaattctagccagactgctttacaaaaaaatatatatgtcaaAGTATAAACATTGTTTACCAAATGTGGCCGAATTGAATGTAGTGGACCCATCAACAACATTGTGATCACCTGTGATAACTGTTTGATTGATTCCTTCTCCAACCATCATCAAGTACTTCTTGTTTTTGGGTATAGATACATACTCTTGATACACACCTTTAGTGATTAAAATGAAGAAGTATCCATCGCTAGCAACTGTGTTATTCGGTGCAGCGGCTATTGCGTCGTTGATGGTGGTAAAATTTCCACTTCCATCTTGGCTAACAACTACAATATCACTCACCACAACACTATCTTCACCACTATTCGTTTGAAGTAATTTTCTTCCATGTTGTCTAGCAGAATCATATATAGCACGTGCTTTATTTGACATTTTCATTGGTAAACGACcatttttgaaattcaaatgtctTCCGTTTTGTGGCCATGatgttcttattttattttcaggcACCCAACCCTTCTTGAACAAGGCTAGGGTGACACTATGAAGCTTTATGTCATCGGAGAGTGATGACGACAAGTCGTTTTTCACTCTTTGATCAGAAGCTATAGTGTTGAGACCATCCAAACATGTTTGCTGGTTAGTCAAAACGGCACTGAGAAAAGTTTCAAAATCCTCAGCTTGAGATGTTGGAAGAACATTATTAGATTGATTGGTAGTGGCATAAGTGTTTGATAAGTATTCAAAACTTAAGTCAGAGAGGAATCGACAATCTTCAAGGGCACGAATTGTCGATTGAGACAAAGACGGGCTACCCTGAAGATACGAGTCCATCGAATTACTGAACTTTCGAGATTGGGATAAAGATTTACGAATAGAAATGCGACCATAATCATAAATGTTGCCATTTTGATTGGCAAGTACATTTTTACAATAAATAGGGTCCACGGTAGACCCACAAATGGTTTCAGGTGGAACACCATTTGCTACACACAATGATACAAAGAACAAGATGGAAAGTAGAATGGTTTTGTTATTGAAAGCCATTGGTTTTTTGGATGTAAGAATAGAGGGTTGCTTTAGCTATAGAACTATAGAAGGATGTCTTGggaataatgcctaaatatcttttttggaagattttatatttaaatatagtttagatttatatttgaaataatataatattagggtttatgatttatatttctgtttagaatatttaagatttgtttagaatttattataggattagttttgttttaaaaatatatgtgatttgtttttatatagctctatatatagagccataagcatatgaataaaataagaactttagtattctttatataaccctatatttgaggagagttttctccctaaatttatatctcaccaaattccgcaatacaaaaacaaaaaaaaaaccatatcaggATGAGGTTATAAGGTGCATGTTTTGTAGGGTTTATATAGAGGAAGAATATTTTGTCGCATTACAATCATTAGTGAGAATGAAGTAAAGTCAACTAGTTGCTaggatgaatttgaattttctttgtATCTTTGATGTTGAAGTTGTGGCTACCTTGAATGCATTCACAAGTACCAACATAATATTATgtgaaatattatattttgttaggAATTAAGGATATGAACTTAAACATCCTTCAAATGTAATGGTGGATGTATACAAATATTCTTTGGGattgtatttatttgtttaatattttttttaaggaatataGACTTATTTTATTGCCGTGGAATATAAAGTACTAATTTTGTTGTTAACGGTGTGGTTGGTCACAAGCAATCACTAGACACAAAAATACAAAACGATAGATTTTCTAGGAGACGACATAAACATGTttgctatatattttttttaggtgcAAACGTGGATGCATATATTGTTACTCGAGGTTATGTTCTGATAAAACCTCAAATGTATAATAGTTAGACCATGGTATTGTTTTTTAAGTACAACATCACAGAAAGAAAAAGTCGTGGCAAAGGGTTGAATGTTCTCAATTCTCATGATCTCATCAAAGAATTTTCACCATATTATCCAATATTTAGAAATTCAACTAACTGATCGAAAAGTTAGAACCACCGGGGGTTGCAAATGCAATTGACCATATAcaatagtattattattttacatttgtttcttttgtgaCAAAAATAATCCGATGATACTTCGGACCTGCATAATATTGAATGAGGCCTAAAGATAATATTAAAGTAAAAATGTTTGATAGAtgaagattaacggtattcaataaaaacgcataaatcattaatttttatcggtctcaataacatatcaaatgattttagatttttgtaaaattcaacatggatgatctatacgatataagctttcaatccaacggtggattttgtaaaatttgtattcgttaaaacgttattgagcggtgtaacattactcaaatgttacaccggtgtaatttgatctctccccatatatatatatatatatatatatatatatatatatatatatatatatatatatatatatataaagtgatTTTGGTTATAAAAAATGCCAAATCTCAAATTAAAATGTGCAAAAACATGGCATGATTCGtaacaatatgaattatatatatttgtatttgcatttaaaacaatttatttgtagtGTTTCGTAAATATCATACAATGCCCAAACCATACCCGTGGATACCCGCCCAAACATATCTGTTTTGACGGGGAAAAttcgagttgactgggtttggtttcgggtttgggttttctccgatttcaaaagatgggtttgggccgggtaatgggtacattgatacccacccgaacccgtccccgaacccgccccacttatactaaaaaatagatttcacctcttttaaattaaaaacgcttaaacaatctcttaaattatattcatatatttatttttaatttgtgtattaaacaaactattttctctattttttttctttatttaaaaacatattgttgagagaaaataattttgaacatttaacttgttttttaataaaaaaaaaactaaaatacaatctaaattcatgtgacAATTTgagtaaaataaaagaaatttaactTGTAATGACATACAAAATTGTAACTAAAAGTCAAAAATCCGTATATACACCTCATATATTATATAACCTATATACCGTAACTCGTCTTTAACGTAACCCGGATCTGTTTTTCATACCgaaaaatcttttttaaaattactcGTCTTTCATTTATGTACAAGAAATTTGACAAGTAGTGACAGACAAAAATTGTCAATAAAAGTCAAAAATTTATAGATAGAGTTCGTTCTAACGTATaccgaaaatattttttaaattagtcTGGTTCAGTGTCCCTTACCGAAAaacctttttaaaaatttctgaCTTTTTATTGACGTACAAGAAATTTGACTTGGATCGACAAATAAAGACTATCACTACAAATCCAAATTTTGCAAATATATCTCGTACTGGCGTGTACcagaaaacttttttttcttaaattctGGTTTTAAGTTCTaagaaatttgacttatagTTGCAGACCAAAAGTGTCACGGAAGGTCCAACATCCGTAACAAAAACGGTCATGTGGCGGTGAACTCATGTGTGGTTCAAAAGGgtgaaaaattgaaggataaaattgaaatattgtgTGATTTGTAGGGGTGAAAGGgaaaaaattctatttattGGTTTCAAATGGGTccattttaatcatttttttaagttgGTTTCAAACTCAAAAATTGCAGACAATTTAGCATCAATGGCTATAATTTTCCTCGTTTGAAATAGTTAAATTAATTTGCAAGAAGAAAGGTTAGGGCTCCAACTATTTTCTAGGAAGCATTACAT from Trifolium pratense cultivar HEN17-A07 linkage group LG1, ARS_RC_1.1, whole genome shotgun sequence includes these protein-coding regions:
- the LOC123881898 gene encoding probable pectinesterase/pectinesterase inhibitor 7 isoform X3, producing MAFNNKTILLSILFFVSLCVANGVPPETICGSTVDPIYCKNVLANQNGNIYDYGRISIRKSLSQSRKFSNSMDSYLQGSPSLSQSTIRALEDCRFLSDLSFEYLSNTYATTNQSNNVLPTSQAEDFETFLSAVLTNQQTCLDGLNTIASDQRVKNDLSSSLSDDIKLHSVTLALFKKGWVPENKIRTSWPQNGRHLNFKNGRLPMKMSNKARAIYDSARQHGRKLLQTNSGEDSVVVSDIVVVSQDGSGNFTTINDAIAAAPNNTVASDGYFFILITKGVYQEYVSIPKNKKYLMMVGEGINQTVITGDHNVVDGSTTFNSATFAVVAQGFVAVNITFRNTAGPGKHQAVAMRSGSDMSTFYSCSFEGYQDTLYTHSLRQFYRECDIYGTVDFIFGNAAVVLQNCNIYPRLPLSGQFNSITAQGRTDPNQNTGTSIQNATIKAADDLAPKVGTVQTYLGRPWKEYSRTVFMQSSMDSFINSAGWHDWNGSFALSTLYYAEYNNRGAGSSTVNHVTWPGYHVIGATDAANFTVSNFLSGDDWIPQTGVPYLSGLI
- the LOC123881898 gene encoding probable pectinesterase/pectinesterase inhibitor 7 isoform X1, producing MAFNNKTILLSILFFVSLCVANGVPPETICGSTVDPIYCKNVLANQNGNIYDYGRISIRKSLSQSRKFSNSMDSYLQGSPSLSQSTIRALEDCRFLSDLSFEYLSNTYATTNQSNNVLPTSQAEDFETFLSAVLTNQQTCLDGLNTIASDQRVKNDLSSSLSDDIKLHSVTLALFKKGWVPENKIRTSWPQNGRHLNFKNGRLPMKMSNKARAIYDSARQHGRKLLQTNSGEDSVVVSDIVVVSQDGSGNFTTINDAIAAAPNNTVASDGYFFILITKGVYQEYVSIPKNKKYLMMVGEGINQTVITGDHNVVDGSTTFNSATFAVVAQGFVAVNITFRNTAGPGKHQAVAMRCGADMSTFYSCSFEGYQDTLYTHSLRQFYRECDIYGTVDFIFGNAAVVLQNCNIYPRLPLSGQFNSITAQGRTDPNQNTGTSIQNATIKAADDLAPKVGTVQTYLGRPWKEYSRTVFMQSSMDSFINSAGWHDWNGSFALSTLYYAEYNNRGAGSSTVNHVTWPGYHVIGATDAANFTVSNFLSGDDWIPQTGVPYLSGLI
- the LOC123881898 gene encoding probable pectinesterase/pectinesterase inhibitor 7 isoform X2, which translates into the protein MAFNNKTILLSILFFVSLCVANGVPPETICGSTVDPIYCKNVLANQNGNIYDYGRISIRKSLSQSRKFSNSMDSYLQGSPSLSQSTIRALEDCRFLSDLSFEYLSNTYATTNQSNNVLPTSQAEDFETFLSAVLTNQQTCLDGLNTIASDQRVKNDLSSSLSDDIKLHSVTLALFKKGWVPENKIRTSWPQNGRHLNFKNGRLPMKMSNKARAIYDSARQHGRKLLQTNSGEDSVVVSDIVVVSQDGSGNFTTINDAIAAAPNNTVASDGYFFILITKGVYQEYVSIPKNKKYLMMVGEGINQTVITGDHNVVDGSTTFNSATFAVVAQGFVAVNITFRNTAGPGKHQAVAMRNMSTFYSCSFEGYQDTLYTHSLRQFYRECDIYGTVDFIFGNAAVVLQNCNIYPRLPLSGQFNSITAQGRTDPNQNTGTSIQNATIKAADDLAPKVGTVQTYLGRPWKEYSRTVFMQSSMDSFINSAGWHDWNGSFALSTLYYAEYNNRGAGSSTVNHVTWPGYHVIGATDAANFTVSNFLSGDDWIPQTGVPYLSGLI